A section of the Macadamia integrifolia cultivar HAES 741 chromosome 9, SCU_Mint_v3, whole genome shotgun sequence genome encodes:
- the LOC122088089 gene encoding F-box/LRR-repeat protein 3-like yields the protein MKSTKSPKYMECFDFNHFDLLTEEIVFAILDFLDENPLDKKSFSLVCKSFYVSEARHRKTLKPLRSELLTTILDRYPSVTHLDLTLCPRITDNSLIVISSVCKSTLRSIDLSRSKCFSHVGLSNLVINCSSLVELDLSNGTELTDPAAAVIAEARNLEKLWLVRCKLISDLGIGCIAVGCKKLRLISLKWCLGVTHLGVGLLAIKCKEIRSLDLSYVPITKKCLPSILQLQHLEELILTGCLGIDDGDLATLRRGCASLQTLNMSCCQNVTHEGLFFLTNGAGNLRQLILAYGSPVTLALAGTLQKFPKLHSIKLDGCLVTSDGLNAIGDSCVSLSELSFSKCSGVTDEGLSSIVAKHKELKKLDITCCRRITHASIASIKTSCTSLTSLRMESCSLVSKDAFVSIGQHCPFLEELDVTDNSIDDEGLKSISRCSNLSNLKIGICSNITDEGLIHIGKCCPKLKELDLYRSMRITDLGIAAIASGCSGIEMINIAYCKDITDHSLRSLSKCSRLNTLEIRGCVCISTLGLSAIAVGCKQLTKLDIKKCYNIDDAGMLPLAHFSQNLRVINLSYCSVTDVGLLALASISCLQSMTILHLKGLTANGLAAALLACGGLTKVKLHTSFRPLLSEPLLEHIEARGCVFQWRDKPFQCEEDARSWKLQADVV from the exons TGGAATGCTTCGACTTCAATCATTTCGATCTCCTTACTGAAGAAATCGTATTCGCGATTCTTGACTTCCTAGACGAGAACCCTCTTGACAAGAAATCATTCTCTTTGGTTTGCAAATCTTTTTATGTTTCTGAAGCTCGACACCGGAAGACCCTGAAGCCCCTACGTTCTGAGCTTCTTACCACAATTCTTGATCGTTATCCTTCTGTTACGCATCTTGATCTTACTCTCTGTCCTCGGATCACCGACAATTCCCTTATTGTTATCTCTTCGGTTTGTAAATCGACGTTGCGTTCCATTGATCTATCTAGATCTAAGTGTTTCTCTCACGTGGGCCTGTCTAATTTGGTTATCAATTGCTCGTCTTTGGTTGAGCTCGATCTGTCTAATGGTACTGAGCTGACGGATCCTGCTGCGGCGGTGATAGCGGAGGCAAGGAATTTGGAGAAGTTATGGCTGGTGAGATGTAAATTGATTTCTGATTTGGGGATTGGATGTATTGCGGTTGGGTGCAAGAAGCTGAGATTGATCAGCTTGAAGTGGTGCTTAGGTGTTACTCATTTGGGTGTGGGTTTGCTTGCAATCAAATGCAAGGAGATCCGTAGTTTAGATCTCTCTTACGTTCCG ATTACTAAGAAATGTCTTCCATCTATCTTGCAACTACAACATCTTGAAGAGTTGATTCTTACAGGATGCCTTGGTATTGATGATGGAGACCTTGCAACCCTCAGACGAGGGTGTGCATCACTTCAG ACACTCAATATGTCATGTTGTCAAAATGTGACACATGAAGGTTTATTTTTTCTAACAAATGGAGCTGGAAATCTACGCCAACTTATTTTAGCATATGGCTCTCCT GTTACACTTGCGCTGGCTGGAACCTTGCAAAAGTTCCCAAAACTGCACTCTATCAAATTAGATGGTTGCCTTGTCACTAGTGATGGGCTAAATGCCATTGGAGATTCTTGTGTATCACTTAGTGAATTGAGCTTTAGTAAGTGCTCAGGAGTGACAGATGAAGGTCTATCTTCCATTGTGGCAAAACACAAAGAGTTGAAGAAACTGGACATAACTTGCTGCCGCAGGATAACTCATGCCTCTATTGCGAGCATCAAAACTTCATGCACCTCTCTTACTTCTCTCAGGATGGAATCTTGTAGCCTTGTTTCAAAGGATGCCTTTGTCTCGATTGGACAGCATTGTCCTTTTTTGGAAGAACTAGATGTGACAGATAACAGCATTGATGATGAAG GTCTAAAGTCCATCTCAAGGTGCTCCAATCTCTCTAATTTAAAAATAGGGATTTGCTCAAACATAACAGATGAGGGACTTATTCATATTGGCAAGTGTTGCCCAAAACTTAAAGAGCTCGATTTGTACAG GTCCATGAGAATAACTGATTTAGGCATTGCGGCAATTGCTTCTGGTTGTTCTGGGATAGAGATGATTAACATAGCTTATTGTAAAGATATAACTGATCACTCTTTAAGATCATTGTCAAAATGCTCAAGATTAAATACACTTGAAATTCGAGGATGCGTTTGTATTTCAACATTGGGTCTCTCAGCCATTGCTGTGGGCTGTAAGCAACTGACCAAGCTTGACATAAAGAAGTGCTACAATATTGATGATGCTGGAATGCTTCCTCTAGCTCACTTTTCCCAAAATCTCAGAGTG ATAAACTTGTCATATTGTTCTGTAACTGATGTGGGACTGTTAGCATTAGCCAGCATCAGCTGTCTGCAGAGCATGACCATCTTGCACCTGAAGGGTTTGACTGCAAATGGTCTAGCAGCAGCACTGTTAGCATGTGGCGGGCTAACAAAAGTCAAGCTCCACACATCCTTCAGACCCTTGCTCTCCGAACCTCTTCTCGAACACATTGAAGCCCGTGGCTGTGTTTTCCAATGGAGGGACAAACCTTTCCAG TGTGAAGAAGATGCGAGGAGTTGGAAACTGCAGGCAGATGTGGTATGA